A genomic region of Lachnoclostridium edouardi contains the following coding sequences:
- a CDS encoding heavy metal translocating P-type ATPase has translation MVKLENILEWGGVKKEIIFLILSGLALIGSIFHFTVFGVNLTWIPIILCGIPIILEAIIGLVTEFDIKADVLVSMALIASIITGEYFAAGEVAFIMRLGALLEDLTVAKARAGIEKLVRLTPRTARKIDGTKETVIPAEQVKIEDILRVLPGETIPADGVILTGQTSVNQAVMTGESLPVDKKSGDHVSSGTVNQFGSFDMKALRVGDDSSIQRMIRLVQSADAGKAKIVGIADRMATWIVVIALAAAALTWLISGEIIRAVTILVVFCPCALVLATPTAIMAAIGNATRCGFLVREGDALERLAAVSVITFDKTGTLTYGAPKVIAVQNLYDELPRQELYSLIAGAELRSEHPLGKAVVRCFTETEAAEIPCSKEFIMLPGKGVQAIVKGRKVLAGNIELLSAEGIVLPDSVKNQAEDYLKNGSTIIYAAVDGKLSGFIALSDTIRDDAADTISRLSETGITPVLLTGDNQGAADNIAGQLGICEVRANCLPEDKLYQIEAYQSRHKQVCMIGDGINDAPALKKAFVGIAMGGTGSDIAVDAADIALINDKIHQLPHLLQLSKRMMVTIKCNLIFSMTLNFIAILLAITGILNPVIGALVHNAGSVIVIINSALLINWKKK, from the coding sequence ATGGTTAAGCTGGAAAATATACTGGAATGGGGAGGCGTGAAAAAGGAAATTATTTTTTTAATTCTTTCCGGCCTTGCTCTGATTGGAAGTATTTTTCACTTTACTGTCTTTGGCGTAAATCTTACATGGATTCCTATTATTTTATGCGGAATCCCAATTATTCTGGAGGCTATTATAGGACTAGTTACTGAATTTGATATTAAAGCAGATGTTTTAGTTTCCATGGCCCTTATTGCTTCTATTATTACCGGCGAATATTTTGCTGCCGGCGAAGTGGCTTTCATTATGCGGCTGGGAGCGCTGTTAGAAGACTTAACTGTTGCTAAAGCCAGGGCAGGCATTGAAAAGCTGGTGCGCTTAACGCCCAGGACAGCCAGAAAAATAGATGGGACAAAGGAAACTGTCATCCCTGCAGAGCAGGTTAAAATAGAGGATATTCTGCGGGTTCTGCCTGGGGAGACAATTCCTGCAGACGGCGTGATTTTAACAGGGCAGACCTCTGTAAACCAGGCTGTTATGACAGGCGAGTCTCTGCCTGTGGACAAAAAGTCCGGGGATCATGTATCCAGCGGCACTGTTAATCAATTTGGTTCTTTTGATATGAAGGCCCTGAGAGTGGGGGATGATAGTTCTATACAGAGAATGATAAGGCTTGTTCAATCTGCAGACGCCGGAAAAGCAAAAATTGTGGGAATTGCCGACCGTATGGCCACCTGGATTGTTGTCATTGCCTTGGCCGCCGCTGCTCTTACATGGCTGATCAGCGGGGAAATTATCCGGGCAGTTACTATTTTAGTTGTTTTTTGTCCCTGCGCGTTAGTTCTTGCAACGCCTACGGCAATTATGGCGGCTATTGGAAATGCTACAAGATGCGGTTTTTTAGTTCGGGAGGGAGATGCTTTAGAACGGTTGGCTGCGGTTTCTGTCATTACCTTTGATAAAACAGGCACATTAACATATGGCGCTCCAAAGGTAATTGCTGTGCAGAACTTATATGATGAGCTGCCGCGGCAGGAGCTGTACAGCCTGATTGCTGGCGCGGAGCTGCGCTCTGAGCATCCTTTAGGAAAAGCCGTTGTGCGCTGCTTCACTGAAACTGAGGCAGCCGAAATCCCTTGCTCCAAAGAATTTATAATGCTTCCCGGAAAAGGTGTGCAGGCGATTGTAAAAGGCCGGAAAGTCCTTGCCGGCAATATTGAATTGTTGTCTGCAGAAGGCATTGTCCTGCCTGACAGCGTAAAAAACCAGGCGGAGGATTACTTAAAAAACGGGAGCACCATTATCTATGCAGCAGTGGATGGTAAGCTTTCCGGTTTTATCGCCTTGTCTGATACAATAAGAGATGACGCAGCCGATACAATAAGCAGATTATCAGAAACAGGCATAACCCCTGTTTTGCTCACCGGAGACAATCAGGGGGCGGCAGATAATATTGCCGGCCAATTAGGTATTTGTGAAGTCCGCGCAAATTGTCTGCCGGAGGATAAATTATATCAGATTGAAGCTTATCAAAGCCGGCACAAACAAGTGTGCATGATTGGAGACGGTATAAATGATGCCCCTGCCTTAAAAAAGGCATTTGTCGGCATCGCCATGGGCGGCACAGGCAGCGATATTGCTGTAGACGCCGCGGATATTGCCTTAATCAATGACAAAATCCACCAGCTGCCTCATTTGCTGCAGTTGTCCAAAAGAATGATGGTTACAATAAAATGTAATCTTATTTTTTCCATGACTTTAAATTTTATTGCAATCCTTTTGGCTATTACAGGGATTTTAAATCCTGTTATTGGAGCCCTGGTTCACAATGCCGGCTCTGTTATAGTAATTATTAATTCTGCGTTGTTAATAAACTGGAAGAAAAAATAA
- the typA gene encoding translational GTPase TypA: MKMKREDVRNVAIIAHVDHGKTTLVDSLLKQSGVFRENQEVAERVMDSNAIERERGITILSKNTAVTYKGTKINIIDTPGHADFGGEVERVLKMVNGVILVVDAYEGAMPQTKFVLRKALELSLPVVVCINKIDRPEARPDEVIDEILELFMDLDASDEQLDCPFVFASAKAGFAKKEMSDPEVDMSPLFETIIDYIPAPEGDPEAATQVLISTIDYNEYVGRIGIGKVDNGRIGVNQECVMVNHHDPDKFKKIKIGKLYEFDGLARAEVQEAGIGSIVAISGIADIHIGDTICSPDNPDPIPFQKISEPTIAMDFMVNDSPLAGQEGKYITSRHLRERLFKELNTDVSLRVEEKTPDCFKVSGRGELHLSVLIENMRREGFEFAVSKAEVLYKLNERNQKQEPMEIAYIDVPEEFTGSVIQKLTSRKGELQGMSPAAGGYTRLEFSIPSRGLIGYRGEFMTDTKGNGILNTIFDGYGPYKGDLSYRPTGSLIAYESGESITYGLFNAQERGTLFIGPGVRVYSGMVIGSNPKAEDIELNVCKTKKLTNTRSSSSDEALKLTPPKEMSLEQCLDFIDTDELLEVTPKSLRIRKKILDPTLRKRASFKKQ, translated from the coding sequence ATGAAGATGAAAAGAGAAGATGTCAGGAACGTAGCGATTATTGCCCATGTTGACCATGGCAAGACCACTCTTGTAGACTCTCTGTTAAAGCAAAGCGGAGTATTCCGGGAGAATCAGGAAGTGGCAGAGCGCGTTATGGATTCCAACGCTATTGAAAGAGAGCGGGGAATTACCATTTTATCCAAAAATACGGCAGTTACTTATAAGGGAACTAAAATCAACATTATCGACACCCCAGGCCATGCTGATTTTGGCGGGGAGGTAGAGCGTGTTTTAAAAATGGTAAACGGCGTAATTCTGGTAGTGGACGCTTACGAGGGCGCTATGCCTCAGACAAAGTTTGTTTTGAGAAAAGCCTTAGAGCTTAGCCTGCCGGTAGTAGTGTGCATCAATAAAATTGACCGCCCGGAAGCCAGACCGGACGAAGTAATAGATGAGATTCTGGAGCTGTTTATGGATTTGGACGCATCTGACGAGCAGTTAGATTGTCCATTTGTATTTGCATCTGCGAAAGCTGGCTTTGCCAAAAAGGAAATGTCTGACCCTGAGGTGGACATGTCGCCTTTATTTGAGACTATTATTGATTACATTCCTGCTCCTGAGGGAGATCCGGAGGCAGCCACCCAGGTACTTATCAGCACCATTGACTACAATGAATATGTGGGACGTATTGGCATTGGAAAGGTGGACAACGGCCGCATCGGCGTAAACCAGGAATGTGTTATGGTAAATCACCATGACCCGGACAAGTTTAAAAAAATTAAAATCGGAAAGCTTTACGAGTTTGACGGACTGGCCAGAGCAGAGGTTCAGGAGGCTGGAATCGGCTCTATAGTGGCGATTTCCGGAATTGCAGACATTCACATTGGAGATACCATCTGCTCCCCGGACAATCCTGACCCAATTCCCTTCCAGAAAATTTCTGAGCCCACCATTGCCATGGACTTTATGGTAAATGACAGCCCTCTGGCAGGACAAGAGGGAAAATACATTACCTCCAGACATTTAAGGGAGCGTTTATTTAAAGAGCTGAACACAGACGTAAGCCTTAGGGTGGAGGAGAAAACCCCCGACTGCTTTAAGGTTTCCGGAAGAGGAGAGCTGCATCTGTCGGTGCTGATTGAAAATATGCGCCGCGAGGGCTTTGAATTTGCAGTAAGTAAGGCGGAAGTGCTTTACAAATTAAATGAGAGAAACCAGAAGCAGGAGCCTATGGAGATCGCTTACATTGACGTGCCTGAAGAATTTACAGGAAGCGTAATCCAAAAGCTGACCAGCAGAAAGGGAGAGCTGCAGGGAATGAGTCCTGCAGCAGGCGGATATACCCGTCTGGAGTTCTCCATTCCGTCCAGAGGTTTAATTGGATATCGAGGAGAATTTATGACAGACACTAAGGGAAATGGTATTCTCAACACCATTTTTGACGGATACGGCCCTTATAAGGGAGATTTATCCTACCGTCCTACAGGCTCCTTAATTGCCTATGAATCCGGCGAGTCTATTACTTACGGGTTATTTAACGCCCAGGAGAGAGGAACCTTATTTATAGGTCCTGGAGTAAGGGTTTACTCCGGTATGGTAATTGGCTCTAATCCAAAAGCAGAGGATATTGAGCTGAACGTATGTAAAACAAAGAAGCTGACTAACACCCGCTCCTCCAGCTCCGACGAAGCTTTAAAGCTAACTCCGCCTAAGGAAATGAGCTTAGAGCAGTGTCTGGACTTTATTGATACGGACGAGCTTTTAGAGGTGACTCCAAAAAGCCTGAGAATCAGAAAGAAAATTTTGGACCCTACTTTAAGAAAAAGAGCGTCTTTTAAAAAACAGTAA
- a CDS encoding YigZ family protein, translating to MTGEYKILYQGGTGEIVEKKSRFIATTKPVKSEEEALAFIEEMRKKYWDATHNCSAFVIGRDNKIQRCSDDGEPGQTAGKPMLDVLLGEGIHDACVVVTRYFGGTLLGTGGLVRAYSKAAQEGLLASRVVTKKPAKEIQITTDYNGVGKIQYIAGQMDIKALDSQYTEQVVFSFLVPLEMAESFISKVTEGTNGRSQIEEKSCVYYGISEKELILFPESLEI from the coding sequence ATGACAGGGGAATACAAGATTCTTTACCAGGGAGGAACGGGAGAAATTGTGGAGAAAAAATCCAGATTTATCGCCACCACCAAACCTGTAAAGTCAGAGGAAGAGGCCTTGGCCTTTATTGAGGAAATGAGAAAAAAGTACTGGGACGCCACCCACAACTGTTCTGCCTTTGTAATCGGAAGAGATAACAAAATCCAAAGGTGCAGCGACGACGGGGAGCCTGGTCAGACGGCGGGGAAGCCTATGCTGGACGTGCTGTTAGGAGAGGGAATACACGATGCCTGCGTGGTAGTTACCAGGTATTTCGGAGGTACCCTTTTAGGCACAGGCGGTCTGGTGCGGGCTTACTCAAAAGCCGCTCAGGAAGGCCTTTTGGCCAGCCGGGTTGTGACAAAAAAGCCGGCAAAGGAAATTCAGATTACAACAGATTACAACGGAGTAGGAAAAATTCAGTATATTGCAGGTCAGATGGACATTAAGGCCTTAGACAGCCAGTATACAGAGCAGGTAGTATTTTCCTTTCTGGTTCCCTTAGAAATGGCGGAATCATTTATATCAAAAGTAACAGAAGGCACCAACGGGAGAAGTCAAATTGAAGAAAAAAGCTGCGTTTACTACGGAATTTCTGAAAAAGAGCTGATTCTTTTTCCGGAAAGCCTTGAAATCTGA
- the ftsH gene encoding ATP-dependent zinc metalloprotease FtsH: MNKVQTPKKPLIFYYLMVLLILTVFNFIVTPQLGRPKVQEVDYGVFLDMAEKKELNQVQVTSGEIVFSDNSTPENYYKTGRMDDIFLVDRLYDAGIKDFGTPIIKQMSPIVSLLLSWVVPIFIFVILGQLLSRYMMKKMGPGGMGNAMSFGKSNAKIYVQSTDGIRFSDVAGEDEAKELLTEIVDYLHNPEKYAQIGASIPKGALLVGPPGTGKTLLAKAVAGEAHVPFFSISGSEFVEMFVGMGAAKVRDLFKQANEKAPCIVFIDEIDTIGKKRDSGPISGGNDEREQTLNQLLTEMDGFDAKKGVIILAATNRPESLDPALLRPGRFDRRIPVELPDLKGREEILKVHAKKVKIGDNVDFSAIAKAAAGASGAELANMINEAALRAVRVGRQYVTQADLEESVEVVIAGYQKKNKILSDKEKMIVAYHEIGHALVAALQNHSAPVTKITIIPRTSGALGYTMQVEQDEHNLMSKAEIENKIATYTGGRVAEQLIFDSITTGASNDIEQATKLARAMITRFGMSDEFGMVALETVGNQYLGGDASLACSPEISAEIDRKVIDVVKAQYNKAEGLLKAHMKELNSLAQYLYYHETITGEEFMDILNESKNSESEGQEQGESLN, translated from the coding sequence ATGAATAAGGTACAGACACCGAAAAAGCCGCTGATCTTTTACTATTTAATGGTGCTGTTGATTTTAACAGTATTTAATTTTATTGTAACACCTCAGCTGGGAAGGCCTAAGGTTCAGGAAGTAGATTATGGAGTATTCCTGGACATGGCGGAGAAAAAAGAATTAAATCAGGTTCAGGTTACTTCAGGGGAGATTGTGTTTTCAGACAACAGCACCCCTGAAAATTATTACAAAACAGGCAGAATGGATGATATTTTCCTGGTAGACAGACTGTATGACGCAGGAATTAAGGACTTTGGAACTCCTATTATAAAACAGATGTCCCCTATTGTCAGCCTGCTGTTAAGCTGGGTAGTTCCTATTTTTATATTTGTGATTTTAGGACAGCTGTTATCCCGGTACATGATGAAAAAAATGGGGCCCGGAGGTATGGGAAACGCCATGTCCTTTGGCAAAAGCAATGCGAAAATCTATGTCCAGTCTACAGACGGAATCAGATTTTCAGACGTGGCCGGGGAGGATGAGGCGAAGGAGCTTTTAACAGAAATCGTAGATTATCTTCACAACCCGGAGAAATATGCCCAGATCGGTGCCTCTATTCCTAAGGGAGCTCTTTTAGTAGGCCCTCCCGGAACAGGAAAAACATTGCTTGCAAAAGCTGTGGCCGGAGAAGCTCACGTTCCGTTTTTCTCTATTTCCGGTTCTGAATTTGTGGAAATGTTCGTAGGTATGGGAGCGGCCAAGGTGAGAGATCTGTTTAAGCAGGCCAACGAAAAGGCTCCGTGTATTGTATTTATCGACGAGATTGACACCATAGGAAAGAAAAGAGACAGCGGCCCTATTTCAGGAGGAAACGACGAGAGAGAGCAGACCTTAAACCAGCTGCTGACAGAGATGGACGGATTTGACGCGAAAAAGGGAGTTATTATATTGGCGGCCACCAACAGGCCGGAATCCCTAGACCCGGCTCTTTTAAGGCCAGGCAGATTTGACAGGAGAATTCCTGTAGAGCTTCCTGATTTAAAGGGAAGAGAAGAGATTTTAAAGGTGCACGCAAAAAAAGTAAAAATCGGGGATAATGTAGACTTTTCCGCCATTGCAAAGGCTGCGGCAGGAGCCTCCGGCGCTGAGCTGGCTAATATGATCAACGAGGCTGCTTTGCGGGCAGTGAGAGTGGGAAGACAGTATGTAACCCAGGCAGATTTAGAGGAAAGCGTGGAGGTAGTAATCGCAGGCTATCAGAAGAAAAATAAGATTTTATCTGACAAGGAAAAAATGATTGTAGCTTACCACGAAATCGGCCATGCCCTTGTGGCTGCCCTGCAGAATCACTCGGCCCCTGTTACAAAGATTACAATTATTCCAAGAACCTCGGGAGCCTTAGGATATACTATGCAGGTAGAACAGGACGAGCACAATCTTATGTCCAAGGCGGAAATTGAAAATAAAATTGCAACCTATACAGGAGGCCGCGTGGCAGAGCAGCTGATTTTTGATTCCATCACTACAGGAGCCTCCAACGATATTGAGCAGGCTACAAAGCTGGCCAGAGCCATGATAACTAGATTCGGTATGAGCGATGAATTTGGAATGGTAGCTTTAGAGACAGTAGGCAATCAGTATTTAGGCGGAGACGCCTCCTTAGCCTGCTCGCCGGAAATATCTGCGGAAATTGACAGAAAGGTCATTGACGTTGTAAAAGCTCAGTATAATAAGGCAGAAGGGCTTTTAAAGGCTCATATGAAGGAGTTAAACTCCCTGGCCCAGTATTTGTACTACCATGAGACAATTACAGGGGAAGAATTTATGGACATTTTAAATGAAAGTAAAAATAGTGAAAGTGAAGGTCAGGAGCAGGGAGAAAGCCTGAACTAA
- a CDS encoding MarR family winged helix-turn-helix transcriptional regulator: protein MEAAEFRDRFLDITIKLKEYMDEHISSICKEHGVTLQQFHILMELSSKQCESAGNLSDTVRILRGNMAGVCKKMEQNRWIKRERSPEDERKVMVSLTAEGEQILCEILQELELRLGMICEDEPEESFCQILQGMNNLCRLLSQKSKEKLYE, encoded by the coding sequence ATGGAAGCGGCAGAATTCAGAGACAGATTTTTGGATATAACTATAAAACTGAAAGAATATATGGATGAACATATATCTTCCATATGTAAGGAACATGGAGTGACCCTGCAGCAGTTCCATATTTTAATGGAATTAAGCAGCAAGCAGTGTGAGTCGGCAGGAAACCTTAGCGATACTGTCAGAATTCTGAGAGGAAATATGGCGGGAGTATGCAAGAAAATGGAGCAGAACCGCTGGATTAAAAGGGAGAGAAGCCCGGAGGACGAACGAAAAGTGATGGTAAGCCTGACGGCAGAAGGGGAACAGATTCTATGTGAAATATTGCAGGAACTGGAATTGCGCTTAGGGATGATATGTGAAGATGAACCGGAGGAATCCTTTTGTCAAATCCTTCAGGGGATGAATAATCTGTGCAGGCTGTTAAGCCAAAAAAGTAAGGAGAAATTATATGAATAA
- a CDS encoding transglycosylase domain-containing protein, translated as MNYGKSGTEQKIKSISSKNKKYFSKLCFSFIKVIFILCLFTGLVAASTGFGCFNGIIDAAPEINMETIVPSGYATTVYDSAGNLTDTLVKAGANREEATYEELPENLINAFIAIEDSRFWSHSGIDLRSITRAAVGVITGNYKGGGSTITQQLIKNNVLKGGNEKSFGAKMERKIQEQYLALQLTKSMDRKLIITNYLNTINLGNNSLGVKVASRRYFNKEVSDLTLSECAVLAGITQNPSKFNPISGREENEKKRKIILQYMVDQELISKEEQEEALADNVYDRIQNVNLISKETSTPYSYFTDELINQVMDTLVNQLGYTNTQASNLLYSGGLQIYTTQDPAIQAIVDEEVNNPENYTVAKYSMEYRLSVTHGDGTTEHYSEKDIEKFHKNTLGDNQYDGLYASQEAVQSDVEQYKAWLLKEDDEIIGERLTKILQPQTSFVIMDQATGEVKAISGGRGEKTDSLTLNRACDTLRQPGSTFKVLTAFAPALDAKGSTLGTVYYDAPYTVGTKSFNNWYSNKGYMGYSSIRDGIIYSMNIVAVRCLMETVSPQLGIEYAKSFGITSLVPEDITASAALGGLTDGVSNLELTAAFAAIANGGIYTKPVFFTKILDHNGKVLVNNEPETKRVLKDSTAFLLTDAMAESMQSNRKLTRPGVSVSSTSTRAALSNMSAAGKSGTTSKNNDIWFVGYTPYYTAGIWGGCDSNQKLIDTAAGVNNGGTSFHKDIWRKIMTRVHEGKSDPGFSVPDSIESATICRKSGNLAVSGVCSADPRGDATYTEYFAKGTAPTEVCNNHIRASVCAESGKLPTPFCPDRTTGIFMAIPSGETAETDDSVFALPGTCTIHSGSGTIINPNPSDNDPSSIFGPGYVPETTAAPATQNHTVQGTTENEETAPTKKRYNSWFPYLPTE; from the coding sequence ATGAATTACGGAAAATCTGGGACAGAACAGAAGATAAAATCCATAAGCTCTAAAAATAAAAAATATTTTTCAAAGCTTTGCTTTTCTTTTATAAAGGTTATCTTCATCCTCTGTCTTTTTACAGGACTTGTAGCGGCCAGCACTGGTTTTGGGTGCTTTAACGGAATTATTGACGCCGCTCCAGAAATCAATATGGAAACCATTGTTCCCAGCGGTTATGCCACTACAGTTTACGACAGCGCCGGCAATTTAACAGACACCCTTGTAAAGGCGGGAGCCAACAGGGAGGAGGCTACTTATGAGGAGCTTCCCGAGAATCTGATTAACGCTTTTATCGCTATTGAGGACTCCCGCTTCTGGAGTCACAGCGGAATAGATCTGCGCTCTATTACACGAGCAGCCGTAGGCGTAATTACAGGCAATTATAAAGGCGGCGGCAGCACTATCACCCAGCAGCTGATTAAGAACAATGTATTAAAGGGCGGAAATGAAAAAAGCTTTGGCGCCAAAATGGAAAGAAAGATTCAGGAGCAGTATTTGGCTCTTCAGCTGACAAAGTCTATGGACAGAAAGCTGATTATCACCAACTATCTGAATACCATTAACCTGGGAAATAATTCTCTGGGCGTAAAGGTAGCTTCCAGAAGATATTTTAATAAGGAAGTGTCAGACCTGACTTTGTCTGAATGCGCCGTGTTGGCGGGAATTACTCAGAACCCGTCTAAGTTTAACCCTATCAGCGGAAGGGAAGAAAATGAGAAAAAGAGAAAGATTATTCTACAGTACATGGTGGACCAGGAATTAATCTCCAAGGAGGAGCAGGAGGAGGCATTAGCTGACAATGTATACGACAGAATCCAGAATGTAAACTTAATCTCCAAAGAAACTTCCACCCCGTACAGCTATTTTACAGACGAGCTGATTAATCAGGTGATGGATACTCTTGTAAACCAGCTGGGCTATACAAATACCCAGGCCTCTAATCTGCTTTACAGCGGCGGCTTACAGATTTATACCACCCAGGACCCTGCTATTCAGGCCATTGTAGATGAAGAGGTAAATAATCCGGAGAATTATACTGTGGCCAAGTATTCTATGGAATACCGCCTGTCTGTCACCCACGGGGACGGCACCACTGAACATTATTCTGAAAAGGATATTGAAAAGTTCCATAAAAATACTTTGGGAGATAATCAATATGACGGCCTTTACGCCAGCCAGGAGGCTGTTCAGTCTGACGTAGAGCAGTACAAGGCCTGGCTTTTAAAGGAGGATGATGAGATTATAGGAGAACGCCTTACAAAGATTCTTCAGCCTCAAACCTCTTTTGTTATTATGGACCAGGCTACAGGGGAGGTAAAGGCAATCAGCGGCGGACGAGGCGAGAAAACAGACAGTCTTACCTTAAACAGGGCCTGCGATACCCTCCGCCAGCCAGGTTCTACCTTTAAGGTGCTTACAGCCTTCGCTCCTGCCCTGGACGCAAAGGGAAGCACTTTAGGAACGGTTTATTACGACGCTCCTTACACTGTAGGCACTAAGTCCTTTAACAACTGGTACAGCAATAAAGGTTATATGGGATATTCCAGCATAAGAGACGGTATTATTTACTCTATGAATATTGTGGCTGTCCGCTGCCTTATGGAGACGGTTTCTCCTCAGCTGGGCATTGAATATGCAAAAAGCTTTGGAATTACCAGTCTGGTGCCGGAGGATATTACAGCTTCCGCCGCTCTTGGAGGACTGACCGACGGCGTTTCCAACCTGGAACTTACAGCTGCTTTTGCCGCTATTGCCAACGGAGGCATCTACACAAAGCCGGTGTTCTTCACTAAGATTCTGGACCACAACGGCAAGGTTTTAGTAAACAATGAGCCTGAGACAAAGCGGGTTCTGAAGGATTCCACAGCCTTTCTTCTCACAGATGCTATGGCAGAATCTATGCAGAGCAACAGAAAGCTTACAAGACCTGGAGTTTCCGTATCATCCACCAGCACCCGGGCTGCTCTCTCCAACATGTCGGCTGCAGGAAAAAGCGGGACAACCTCTAAAAACAACGACATTTGGTTTGTAGGATATACCCCCTACTACACTGCAGGTATATGGGGAGGCTGCGACAGCAACCAAAAGCTGATTGACACGGCTGCCGGGGTAAATAACGGAGGAACCTCCTTCCACAAGGATATTTGGCGGAAAATAATGACAAGGGTTCACGAAGGGAAGTCTGATCCGGGATTTTCTGTGCCTGACAGTATAGAATCTGCAACTATATGCCGCAAATCCGGCAACCTGGCGGTTTCCGGCGTGTGCTCTGCAGACCCAAGAGGCGACGCCACCTACACAGAATATTTTGCCAAGGGAACTGCGCCTACAGAAGTGTGCAACAATCATATAAGAGCCAGCGTATGTGCAGAATCCGGAAAGCTGCCTACTCCCTTCTGTCCAGACAGAACTACAGGCATATTTATGGCCATCCCTTCCGGGGAAACGGCGGAAACTGACGATTCTGTGTTTGCCCTTCCAGGCACCTGCACCATCCACAGCGGTTCAGGAACTATTATTAATCCTAATCCGTCGGACAACGACCCTTCTTCTATTTTCGGTCCCGGATATGTGCCTGAAACAACAGCCGCCCCTGCCACACAGAATCACACTGTACAGGGCACCACTGAAAATGAGGAGACGGCTCCTACTAAAAAGCGTTACAACTCCTGGTTCCCTTATCTGCCTACAGAATAG
- a CDS encoding nickel pincer cofactor-dependent isomerase, group 22: MSRLAELVSGIKIPRMIEARQVFKRPRIEDGGEETRKALEQSGVGGRICQGESVAITAGSRGIDNIVPVIRETVRFVKDRGGAPFIIPAMGSHGGATAEGQKEILDSLGITEEACGCPVKATMETVCIGYTEEEHLPVYVDDYAFHADKTILINRVKPHPSFNGEIESGILKMAVIGLGKQKGAALCHSLGMVHMSENIKKIGSYILNHGNVIFGIGLVENAYDETAGVHVIKAENILEEEPVLLKEAYSNFPKIAIPKYDVLLVEETGKNISGAGMDTMIISRYTHDGIEKDPHQQIICGLRLTEETHGNACGMGLLDVIPEKYKEQIDFMNTYPNLITSRIYNSAKMPMVVDNDKVAIQTSIHGCMGIDYNKPKMIWIKNTLDIGRIFISEFLLEEALKYPEIQIVGQPFEMEFRENGDLVRIDER; this comes from the coding sequence ATGAGCAGACTGGCGGAGCTGGTGTCAGGAATCAAGATTCCCAGAATGATTGAGGCCAGACAGGTTTTTAAACGCCCCAGAATTGAAGATGGGGGAGAAGAAACAAGAAAGGCTTTAGAGCAGTCGGGAGTGGGCGGCAGAATCTGCCAGGGGGAATCTGTGGCCATTACAGCGGGAAGCAGGGGAATAGACAATATTGTGCCTGTGATCAGAGAGACAGTAAGGTTTGTAAAGGACCGGGGCGGAGCGCCGTTTATTATACCGGCCATGGGAAGCCATGGAGGAGCTACAGCAGAGGGGCAGAAAGAAATCCTGGATTCCTTGGGAATCACAGAGGAGGCCTGCGGCTGTCCTGTAAAAGCTACTATGGAAACAGTGTGCATCGGCTATACAGAGGAAGAACATCTGCCTGTTTATGTGGACGACTATGCTTTTCATGCAGATAAAACAATTCTCATTAACAGAGTAAAGCCTCATCCCTCCTTTAACGGGGAAATCGAAAGCGGCATTTTAAAAATGGCGGTTATCGGTTTAGGAAAGCAGAAAGGGGCGGCCCTTTGTCACAGCCTGGGCATGGTTCACATGTCAGAGAATATAAAGAAAATAGGAAGTTACATTCTGAACCATGGAAATGTGATTTTTGGAATTGGCCTGGTGGAAAATGCTTATGATGAAACAGCGGGCGTCCATGTAATAAAGGCAGAAAATATTCTGGAGGAGGAGCCTGTGCTTTTAAAAGAAGCATACAGTAATTTCCCTAAAATCGCTATCCCTAAGTATGACGTGCTGCTGGTGGAGGAAACAGGAAAAAATATTAGCGGCGCAGGCATGGATACTATGATAATTTCCAGGTATACCCACGACGGAATAGAAAAGGACCCTCATCAGCAGATAATATGCGGCCTTCGCCTGACTGAAGAAACCCACGGAAACGCCTGCGGCATGGGGCTGTTAGACGTAATTCCTGAAAAGTACAAGGAACAAATAGACTTTATGAATACTTACCCGAATCTGATTACATCCAGGATATATAATTCAGCCAAAATGCCTATGGTGGTGGACAATGATAAGGTGGCAATTCAAACGTCTATTCACGGCTGTATGGGAATTGACTATAATAAGCCTAAAATGATTTGGATTAAAAATACATTAGATATTGGAAGAATATTTATTTCAGAATTTCTGCTGGAGGAAGCTTTAAAATATCCTGAAATTCAGATTGTAGGCCAGCCTTTTGAAATGGAATTCAGAGAAAACGGAGATTTAGTCCGTATAGATGAAAGATAG